Within the Thermomicrobiales bacterium genome, the region CATCGCCACAGCAGAGGCGGCTGGTCGCCAGCCATCAATCGACGACCTGGCGGACGGATTCGTGCCGATGGAGCGGGTCACGGCAGATCGTTGGATTGAGCCGGACTACCACCTGTTCGATGTCCGTGCTGCGGGTGACCGCGGCAGTGCGAAAGTTGCCTTCGGCCCGCCAGCGGCCGGTGGCCAGATACTTTCGTACGAATTCGAGCGCGTCGAGGGGCGCTGGTACGTCAGCTACTCCGAATCCTCGTGGAGCCAGGGCGATCCGGACTGGAAGCCGTAGCAGCCGGGGAGCGGCGTGGCCGCCCCCTTCTTTCGCACAATTCCTGCCTGCTATAATCTGAGTCACCATGGCAGACAAGGCGGTCGCGCATGACACCGCAGACGGTTCTCCTCATCCCACCAAACGACATCGGCTGGCTTTCGCTCCAGCAAGCGGTCGCGAGCCTGCCGGACGTGCAGATCGAGACTGCCAGCGGGGATGCCGCAGCCATCGCGCAGATCGCACTCGACCTGCGGCCCGACGCCATCATCACCACCGCGCGGCTCGGCGACGCGCCGATCACCCCGATCCTCCGACACCTGCGCCGCCGCCTGCGCACAGCGATCTTCATCATTGTCGATCACGATGTTGACCCGGATGCTCTGCCCGATCTGGCTCAGGCTGGCGTCTCGGCTTACCTGCTCTGGTCACACTTTTGCAACGACGACCTGCGCCCGGCCCTCGAAGTCGCGCTGGCCGGCAAGGCCGTCGTGCTCTCCAACGAAGTTGCCGAAACGTACGACCGCATCGTGCGCGAGCCATCTGGCCCCGCCTCAGCCAGCCCGCCGCTCTCCGACCGCGAGTTCCACGTGCTGCGACTGCTGGCCACCGGCCAGGCCCGCCAGGACATCGCCGACGCGCTCGACATCAGCCCCCGCACCGTCGACCGGATCATCGATGATCTCAAGGCGGCCTTCGACGCGCCCACCCGTGAGGCGCTGATGGTCACGGCGGTCAGGCTAGGGATTGTGCGCTGATGGTGGATGGCGGCGATTCGCCACGGAATTGGCGGAGACTCGCCATGAATATGGCGAACTCTGCGTAGACACATTCGGATTCAGCCGTTACCACAGCGGCATAGTGAGACGAAACTCTATGCTGAAATCCAACGCGCGAATTACCGCCGGTCGACCAATGTCTGACACACAATCGCCCACGTCATTCTCGGCGAGAACTCTTCTGAACACATGGTCTGTTGTCACCATCAGCCTGTTTCTGCTTTCGGCGTGCGGCAGTGACGCTACGCCGACACAGCGCTCGGTGGTCGCCCCATCTGAGACAAGCACTGCGCTCGTTCGACCGACAACGACCACCAGTCAGGTGCCGCCTGCGCCGTCACCAACGCCACCCGAGACGCCAAGCGCCCCCGAAGCACTTGGCGGTATCACTACCTATACCCCCGAACAGATCGCGCAGTTCGTTCCAGAGGCAACGACACCAGCGCCACTCGCCGATATACCGATTCCGACCGCATTCACCGATGCGAAGGCACTCATCGATCACCTGCCTGAGCAGATTGGCTCGCTCACGCTCAGCCCGGAGCGTCTTAGCCCTCCGGGATACTATGGAGCGATGTATCTGGAAGATGAGGGGGCTGTCCAAACATCGGTCATGGAAACGTTCGCCGTCGCGTCAATCCCGGACCTCGATCCGGCATTCGCGCACTGGACCGTCGCGGACAAAATCACGAACGACGCCGCAGCTGCAGCGAACGCCGCCGCTGGCGACAGACGAGAGGGCACTTTTCAGGCAGGTCGGGACGGCCAACTCTTCTGGCTCCAGCAGGAAACAGGAGATGGACAGTGGCGCATGGACTGGGGCGTCGGCGATAACGATGTGCTGTTCCAGATTTCTGCGCACTCCGAATCAGCACTGATGGACCTGCTTGATGCATTCAGGCAGGCCGCGAACAGTGTCTGATGTCAATTCAGGAATGCGAGCAATCCTTTGAAACTACGGCTCGGACACTTACCCAGGAAAGCGATCATCCTCCTGCTGCTCCTGATTGCACCCGTCGCAACTGCCGCAATCTCCGCTGCCGATGAGCAGCCTGCGTGGCAGGGCTGGCCGCCGTTCCAGATGACCTACAAGGAGTTCGGCCACACACACGGCGCAGCCGCGCCACCGACAACCAACATCTGGACACTAACCTGGCACAGCCTCGGGCAGTGGCAGCGCGAACTAGTCACGAGCGAGGCCAACCCGCAGGCGGAGAGCGAGACCTATCAATTCGACGGCCAGCAATTCACCGTCGATCTTGCGCTACCGGGCGCTGAGGACATCGTGATCGATCACACGGATGGCGTACCTGTCATGCCAACCTTCTGGCTTGTACCGGGTCGCGACGCGTCGCTGGCACGTATCGGCTTCCAGAAGTCGGCAGAACCGGCGACAGATCTGGTGCAGTATCAGCGCGACGCACCGGTTCCATGCACTACTGCAGACCCGAGCAAGCTGCCAGCCAGCTGCGAAACTGGCAGCACCTTCATCCGCACCGAGACGATCATCTACACCACCGCGATCACCCACCCGATGCCGGTGCTGCTCGTGGACGAGATTGATGGCCAGGTCTCCTCGCGCATCGCGGTGTTGACCGTTGAGGCGCTGCAATAGCAGCGAGAGCCGGACGGAGGCGTTTGCAGATGGGTATCAGGCGGCTTGCATCACCTGCCGTCCTCGCAAGCATCACCGTTGCCCTGTGCATTGTCGGAATGACGGTCGTTGGGTTCGCAGCGGCGCACCGAGGCAACGTCGCTGAGGCATCCGAAACGTTCGGCGTCTACCTGCAACCACTGGAGGCGACGACCTTCAACGATGCTCAGGTGGCCGACATCGAGCAGGTGGCTGGTGGCCGGCAATTCGCGATGGTGACCTATGAGAGTGCTCTCGAAGCGACGGTTACCGACGAACACCCGCAGTCGATCTGGCTTCATCGGTCAGCGCTATCGGCTGTCTCACCGGCCTGGCTGCGTGAGCAGCTCGACACTGGCACGGTCATTGTCGGTATCGACATGACGCGCGGTGAGCTTGCCAATGTTCTGCGCGTCGATGGCGGCAGCACGCCCGACTGGAATCCACCCGACGCCAGCACGTTTGTCATCGTCGGCAAGGTGTCGGCTGTGCCGCGCACCAACGCCGCTGGAGAAACGACGACCCACGGCGGCTCCACCATCGTCAACGACATGTTCGACCCGCAAGACCCGACGTACCTCGTCGCCATGGTCGATCGCGTGATTGAGGATGTGCGCGATATGGGCGGCAGCAGCACTCCATCAACTTCGCGTTAGACGTGCAGTCCCGTTTGGAACGTGCCAATGAAAAAGCTCGCTATTCTCGCCATCCTGTTGATCCTCGGGCCGGTCATACCGCTGGTCTTCATTCCGGATGTCCAGGCTGACACCGAGCCTGCAACGGAGCACGCGCCACGCTACGCACTCGTCCGCGTTGGCAACGCCCGCGGCGCAATCGAGCATCTCGTCGGCCTGAAGATGAGCGTTGTCGATGTTCGGCCCGATCCATCCCAATGCAACTGGGGCTATCGCGAACCGATCGCCGCCATTGTCACGGTCCGGGTTTACATACTCTGGGGCATCCCGATCGACACGTGGGAAGTCACCTGCGACACCGAGCAGCGCGTCAGTTGACGTGTTGCGGCGTCTTGAAGCGCGAAGCTGGCGCAGGAGCGTCGCCTCACGGCGATGACAGCGCCAGCGCTATCCCTACGAAACGGCAGCCAAGCTCGTCGAAATTGGACACCCCCTCTCCCAACGTTGGGAGAGGGGGCAGGGGGGTGAGGGCCACCGAGTCACCCCACAATCTCGCGGAACACACGCAGATAGTTCAGACCCAGCAGCTTGCGCAGCTCATCCTCGGTGAAGCCGGCCTGCGCGAGCGCGACAGTGATGTTCGGCCAGTCACCCAGGCTCTCGAAGCCGTCGAGCTGGTATTCCTCGCCGATACGATGCTCTTCGACACGAAAGCCGGTCCAGTTGAAGTCCCCTTCTAGACCGGCAGGCATCGAGGCAGGATACTCGACCTGCGAGCTGGTGCCGGGGCCAGGGCCGGCCTTGTCGGTGCCGATGCCGACGTGATCGATGCCGCACACATCGACGAGATGGCTGATCTGCGCCACCACATCGTCGAGCGACGCGCCCGGCGTCTCGCGAATAAAGCCCGGCAGCGTGACCACGCCGAAATAGCCGCCTTGCTCGGCGACCGCTCGCGCCAGCTCGTCCGACTTGCCACGATCGTGACGCGCGATTGCCTTGCTGGATGAGTGCGAAACGATGACCGGCGCAGTCGAGATCTCCATCGCATCCCAGCCGATCTGCTCGCTGCAGTGGCTGACATCGACGATGATGTTCGCCGCGTTGAGTCGCCGCACCATCTCCTGCCCGAACCAGGTCAGGCCGCCCTGGTGGCGGTCGGTGCAGCCATCGCCGACGAGCGTGTGCAGGTTGTAGGTCAGCTGCACCATACGCAAGCCGAGGCCGTAGAACAGATCGATGCGGTCGAGATCATCGCCGAATGCCAGCGTGTTCTGGAAGTCGATGATGACACCGTGGCAACCGTCGGCGTGGGCGCGCTCGATGTCTCCGGCGTTGCGAATGAGCAGCATGTCGTCACGCAGTGCGTCGATGATCGCCTGGGCGTTGGCGATCTTGCGAACGGAGCGCTCGAACGCCGTCGCCAGCCGATCCGGCCCGGCGTAGGTGCCACAGGCGACCGTCACGCCGGAGCGCCGCCACATGTCGAGGTACTGTGCGCGGCCTTCCTCGGTCTGCTGAATATCGCGAACCAGCGCCGCCTCCAGGATCGGGCCGGCCTCACCGCGTGTTCGGCCTTGTCGCACGCAGGCATCCAGCGCCTCGCGCATACCCTCGGTGTAGACGATCCCCGAGGTGATCGGTGGTTGCTGGGTATCGATCACCAGCGCTTCGGTGTGCAGCTGGCGCGCCTCATCGGGTGTCAGCGTTGGTGTGCGTCCTGCCGGCATACGTCTCTTCCCCTCATTTGGAACTGGTGGCCAATGGAGAGGATTGTAGAGCCGATCTCACCGAGGTCGTCAGGAAGTCGACAATTTGATGAGCGCGACAATCAGGGTTCTGCGAAACTCCCTGACGAAGTACTGCCCACCATAGACTCCATGGCGGGCAGTACGATCAGTATGCCTCGATGCCTCAGTTCGAAACTTTGACCACGACGATCCTGGTATCGCCGATGGCGATGCCGTCCGCGCCTTCTGAGGCCCTACAGAAGAGCGAGATCGTATCGCCTGCTGCAACTGTGGAAGTGCCGATCAGCGAGAACGGGGTTTGTATCCCGGCGTCGTCGTTGAGCTTCAAGCTCGATAACGTCATGTTGTCACCGGCAGCCGTGCAACGGACGTCGCGGAAGTCATCGACATTCATTTCTGACTTGATCGTCCCGGTGGTGATCACAAGGTAGGTCCCTGCCGACGGCACGGAGATCGACGCATACGGACGAAGCGTCCCATCGTCTGGAATCCCGTGATCCTCCGAGACCGTGCTCGACAGCGTTGTCAGAGACAAGAGCCCGGCATCCGCCTGGCAGGTCCAGGCACTGCCGTTCCACTTGGCAACTTGCCCACTGTTGCATCCCTGCGGCATCCGGTAGGTCGGTTCGACGCTGAAGGTGGTACCGGACAGGTCGAGTCCCGTTCCAGCCTGGTAGGTGCTGTTCGCGTCATTGACGCATTTCCATACGCTGCCAGTCCATGCCGGCAACTGCCCGGCTGCGCAAGTCTGCGGAAGTTGGTAGCTCGGCGAAACTGACAGATTGATGTCGCCACTGTCGCCACCACCTGCCAGACCGGTGCCGGCCGTCACGCTGGTAATGTTGTCGATGCACTTCCAGGCACTGCCGGTCCAGGCCGGGAGTTGTCCCGCCCCGCAGGCTTGTGGCAACTGATAGCTCGACGCAATCGACAGCCCGACATCGCCGCTGTCGCCGCCGCCCGTCAGACCGGTGCCGGCCGTCAGGCTGGTGAGGTCACCGCCACTCAGGTGGATGATCGTCAAGCCATACGTACATGGGCCTAGCGGTCTGTCACCTCTGGCGATGTGGGTGACCGTCCCAGTCCGTTCATTCAGGCAGCCGGTGTACGTCGGTTCGGACGACGGATACATGGCGAACGCCGCCCCGCCTCCAACGAGTAGCAGCGCCAGCACAAGCACCGCGATCGATGCCAGGCGAGCACGTTTCGAAGTGACACTCCGCGCACAAAATGCCGCAATCCAACGCTGGCGCATCGGTACCCCCTTCGATGGTTAGAACGATACGTGTATGATCTGGGTCTCGATGCATACATCGTAGCGCGATGTTATAGATCTGCCTACTGGATGCGCATAATCTGACTAGATCTTCACGCATTTGCGTCAATCAGCAGGCACCGGGAAGGCTTCGCGCGGATCGGGGGTGATCGTGCTGGAGCTACGCGAGCGTATTCACGGTCGGGGGAAATCCATGCGCTCCTGCGTCAGGCTGTCTCTTGATTACTGGCGATGAGTGCCGCAGTGAGGATCGCTGCGCGGCGGCCAACCTCGGTCTCCTGCTCGCCGATCGAGGGCCAGCCGCGTTCGGTTGCGCCCGGTGTTGAGCGGACCAGTTCGTTGTTGGAAATGTCTTTGATCGGCAGAAACGGGATGCCGAAGATCGCCGCCACCTGCGCGATCGCGGCGGCCTCCATCTCCTCACAGAGCGAGCCGTGGCGGTTGTGGTGGCCACGAATCGTTGCGGCGTGCTGCGTCCAGATGTCGGCCGAGGCAACCGGGCCGGTGAGGACACGCGGCGCATCCTGATAGCCGGGCCACGGTGGGATCGACAGATCGCGGGCGCATGCTTCGGCTCGCGCGACCAGCTCCGGCGCAGACGGGATCGTCTCCGAACGTGTGCGCGTTCCCTCGACAGCATAGTCAAAGCCCATGTATTCGTTGCTGCCATCCGGGCGGACGATCTGGGCCGAGAAGTGAACGACGCGGTCGCCGATGATGATGTCGCCGGGGCCGAGGTCGTCGCGATGCGCCCCGGAACAGCCATAGTTCAGGATGATGTCAGGCGGTTCGAGAGCACACAGGGCTGAGGCGCAGGCAGCCGCGTTGATCATGCCGATGCCGGAGATGATGACATCAACGCCCGTATCGGCCAGTTCGCCACGCGTCCGCCGCCACCGTGCCAGCGGCAACTCCTCCGGCTGGCTCAGCTGTGCGCGGAGATGCACCGCTTCCGACTCCATCGCGCAGATGACTGCGACCCGCTGCCGTTCGCTCACAGGACAGCGAGCCCAACCGTCGCGGCGAACAGGAGAAGCAGTGCGACACAGACAGCGACGAAGAGCCGGTC harbors:
- a CDS encoding LuxR C-terminal-related transcriptional regulator, with amino-acid sequence MTPQTVLLIPPNDIGWLSLQQAVASLPDVQIETASGDAAAIAQIALDLRPDAIITTARLGDAPITPILRHLRRRLRTAIFIIVDHDVDPDALPDLAQAGVSAYLLWSHFCNDDLRPALEVALAGKAVVLSNEVAETYDRIVREPSGPASASPPLSDREFHVLRLLATGQARQDIADALDISPRTVDRIIDDLKAAFDAPTREALMVTAVRLGIVR
- a CDS encoding dipeptidase translates to MPAGRTPTLTPDEARQLHTEALVIDTQQPPITSGIVYTEGMREALDACVRQGRTRGEAGPILEAALVRDIQQTEEGRAQYLDMWRRSGVTVACGTYAGPDRLATAFERSVRKIANAQAIIDALRDDMLLIRNAGDIERAHADGCHGVIIDFQNTLAFGDDLDRIDLFYGLGLRMVQLTYNLHTLVGDGCTDRHQGGLTWFGQEMVRRLNAANIIVDVSHCSEQIGWDAMEISTAPVIVSHSSSKAIARHDRGKSDELARAVAEQGGYFGVVTLPGFIRETPGASLDDVVAQISHLVDVCGIDHVGIGTDKAGPGPGTSSQVEYPASMPAGLEGDFNWTGFRVEEHRIGEEYQLDGFESLGDWPNITVALAQAGFTEDELRKLLGLNYLRVFREIVG
- a CDS encoding 5'-methylthioadenosine/S-adenosylhomocysteine nucleosidase, with the protein product MSERQRVAVICAMESEAVHLRAQLSQPEELPLARWRRTRGELADTGVDVIISGIGMINAAACASALCALEPPDIILNYGCSGAHRDDLGPGDIIIGDRVVHFSAQIVRPDGSNEYMGFDYAVEGTRTRSETIPSAPELVARAEACARDLSIPPWPGYQDAPRVLTGPVASADIWTQHAATIRGHHNRHGSLCEEMEAAAIAQVAAIFGIPFLPIKDISNNELVRSTPGATERGWPSIGEQETEVGRRAAILTAALIASNQETA